AGCATTTAGTAAACAGGTCAATATGTgtaggcaaaaaaaaaaaaaaacatatcagcAATAGACAAGACACAGATGCATCAGGAATGATATACTAGTTCCAAAAGAAATCTGTCCAGAGCAGGTTAGTGTTTTAAATTTTCAACAAATGCGTTCAGCATATTCAAACATTGGTGGTGCAACTCGCCATTGGAATTAATCGTCATTGGGGTAAAATACACCAATTAATCAAGCAGCATGTTCAAAAATAGAACATTTCTCCAAAAGATAtgtatcatttcatttcagcttATATCATTGTCTGTGCCCACATTGCTatcattttgtaaaaataaGGAGACAATTTGTGGCAAATGTCTATTAATTGTTGTTACTTCTCCTGGATCTCTTCAAGGATATAACACCATTAAGGTCTGTGATTCTCTAAATCAATGACCATTTTGAAACCAAATGCACAACCACCTGTAAACCATCAAGTAAACTCAGCAGCagatcaaaaacacaaaacctcccCATTTCCTTCATGTTTCTATAGTCATTTTATGTCCAGCTGTTTGGAAAAGGTGTGTGATTTAGTATTTTTGGCAATTGTATGTTTTGGATGTACATTTCTGCCCTGATAAAAAGCAACATTTCTTACCTCTCCAGATATTCCTCTCCTGTCAGGCAGCATTAGTGTATTGGCATGGCTTCCTGGGACTATAGTAGATCCTATACTCATCCTGGGTCCAACTAACATGTAGCGTTTGTCTCCAGATCTGTACTGGATGCTGTGACACAGTGTCCCATCATAATTAGGCTCTGGTAGATATTTTGAAGTGTAGTCTGTGGACTTTGAGCACTGCATTGAAATCAGCACGATGATACTGACgagaaaaagagctgaaactgaGCCCACAGTTATCATCAggtaaaaagtcacattattgtcctcatctgcttttgttgaaCTTTTCACATCAGAAGCTGCAAAAGCTTCTTTGGGCTCCACAACTTTGACAATGACAGTAGCGGTTGCTGAGAGTGACACGTTTCCATTGTCTTTGACCAGTATGAGCAGTTTGTGCTCAgcctcgtctgtctctgtgaatgagCGAAGTGTTCTGATCTGTCCTGTATAGCGGTCCAAACCAAAGAGACTGTGGTCAGtcacttcctgcagtgaaaacagtaaCCAGCCGTTATATCCTATATCAGCGTCATAGGCTCTGACTTTAGTCACCAAGTGTCCAGCGTTCACATTGCGGGGAATCTCCTCAACACCTTCAGCAGAACCGTTGGAGCTGACTGGATACAGGATGACTGGAGCGTTGTCGTTCTGATCCAGAATGAACACGTTCACTGTGACGTTGCTGCTCAGTGACGGAGTTCCAGAATCTGACGCAACAACGTGGAACTTAAAGGTTTTCAGTGTTTCAAAGTCAAAACTTTTTAGAGCCATGATGTCTCCGTTCTCAGAGTTAATGTTTAGAAATGAAGTCAGTTTATTATCTTCACTTCTATCTCTGAGAATATGATAAGAAATATGTGCATTCTCATTCTCATCAGCATCAAAAgctttgacagaaaacacagaggtgcCTGGATTGTTACTCTCTGTGACATAGAAAGTATAGGGGCTCAGTGAAAACTGTGGACTGTTGTCATTCACATCTGACACCACAACACTTATTGTCTTCTCAGACGATAATGGAGGTTGACCAGCGTCTTTTGCAGTTATTGTCAAGTCATAATGtgactgtttctctctgtccagAGGGGATTTGGTTactaatgaatacattttatctTGTAAAGATGGTGATAAAGTAAAAGGAACATTCTCAACTATGGAgcaaattatttttccattaagaCCAGAGTCGAGGTCATTCACACTGATAAGAGCAACTGTAGTTCCAGGTCGGGAATCTTCAGGGATGGAGCTCGAAAAAGAGGTGACCTCAATCTCAGGTGCATTGTCATTCACATCAACTATCTTGATAATTACACTTTTTTGAGTCGATAGAGGAGCAATACCTTTATCTGATGCCTGTATTTCAAGTTCATATTTATCCTTTTCCTCAAAATTGATTAATCCTTTAACAGTTATTTCACCTGTCGATGGATTAATATCAAAAAGCTTTAACAATCTATGGCTCACACTGTTGCTGAATGAATAAACTACATCTCCATTAGGTCCTTCGTCTACATCAGTTGCATTAACTTGTATGACAATTGTATCTACTGGAATGTTTTCATTCAGCATCACGGAATAAACGTcctgagagaaaacaggagcGTTATCATTTATATCTAAAACCTTTACTAGAATATTCATTTCACCAGTTTTTGGAGGTTTTCCTCCATCCAGGGCAGTCAGCACTAATGAGTGACTTTCTGCTGCCTCCCTATCCAAAGATTTTTGCACAATTAAAATGGGTATTTTACCATCTTCTCCCTTATCTTTAACCTCCAGACGGAAGTGGTCGTTTGGGCTGAGTTTATACTGCTGAACAGAAAAATGATCACCGTCTGGATCCCGTGATGCTTTCAGAGGAATACGTACTCCGGGTAACACGGACTCGAACATCTCCAACGTTTTTTCCTTCTCCAGAAAACTTGGAGAGTGATCATTTATATCCAGCACCTCCACTCCCACATAGTGCACCTCCAGTGGGTTTTCTAACACGGTTTTTAGATTGATTAAACACGTACTGCTCTGCGcacacacctcctctctgtcaaTCTTACGGCTCACATACAGGATGCCATCGTTCTGATTTACATGGAAAAGAGGATCCGCGTTACTGGAAACAATGCGatacttcctctctctcagcgTGTTCTTATCTAATCCAAGATCTTTTGCGACATTTCCAACCACAGTTCCTTCGTTAACCTCCTCAGAGATTGAATAGCGTAACTGCGCCGCGGCCACGCTCCACAAAAGCACCGCAACCACAGAGCACATCCATCGTCCTCTCGCCCTCCTCGTCTCCCATCCTCTTTGTTTCATGATCCCAAACAAAACTGTTAACGATTCCTCGCAGGATCAGTAATCGCATTGAAATGAATGCAATCAAGACATCCGATTTTGCCAATGGTCACTGTGTTTCAAAAATGGTGAAAATACTGGACAATATTTATAAAGGTATCGCAGAACACCGACTCCCGTCAGCGTCGGATTCAGTGCGCTACAAAGAGGCGGAACCAAACAACAGTGACGACGAGCTAGAGTCGTTATTTTCCTAAAACACTGACACCATGCGATCACACTGTTCACGACAACgaaatttaagtttttaagtctttttttttaacgaaGGTGTTATTTCTTTTAAGCTTGACTCTGAGGTTCTGGACAAATGCTACATCAGGCTAAAATACcaagaaaagcattttttccTCTTAATAAATGTGCAGGCATTAAATCCTCCAACAATTCTTGATCTGTGAGcatacatttgaatttgatttgtttttaaaaacatgaattaataattaatgtgaCCCTGAACATCTCTTGTAAAGGTACATTAGGGTAGAACCTGTCAGAACCAGAAAGTTTACTTCAGCAAGGCCACATGTATGAGTTTGGAAAACTAAAATCTCAATGTGGTCTGAAAGAAAGTGCAACATGTTTGACAATGTGCGAACTGTGCAACTCACACCAATGTGTTTTCAGACAATGGAGGGAAAAGGCAGagataacaaaataacaaatgtacAATAAGACAGCATTCACGTCAGTATCAACTTTGCTATATTTACTTCTATGACAAAAAGCGAGAACAACATTATTAAAAGTGCAACTGGAAACAGTAGTTTCCCCTCAAATACCCTGCTTAAACCAATTATATGTTGATGCCAAGCAAGTGACACgtgaaatgaacaaatgaacggacaaattaataaaattccCATCGGGCACAAGCTTGGTTTTCTCACAAAAAAAGTCTTACCTCTCCAGATATCCCTCTCCTGTCAGGCAGCATTAGTGTGTTGGCATGGCTTCCTGGGACTATAGTAGATCCTATACTCATCCTGGGTCCAACTAACATGTAGCGTTTGTCTCCAGATCTGTACTGGATGCTGTGACACAGTGTCCCATCATAATTAGGCTCTGGTAGATATTTAGAAGTGAAGTCTGTGGACTTTGAGCACTGCATTGAAATCAGCACGATGATACTGACgagaaaaagagctgaaactgaGCCCACAGTTATCATCAggtaaaaagtcacattattgtcctcatctgcttttgttgaaCTTTTCACATCAGAAGCTGCAAAAGCTTCTTTGGGCTCCACAACTTTGACAATGACAGTAGCTGTTGCTGAGAGTGACACGTTCCCATTGTCTTTGACCAGTATGAGCAGTTTGTGCTCAgcctcgtctgtctctgtgaatgagCGAAGTGTTCTGATCTGTCCTGTATAGCGGTCCAAAGCAAAGAGACTGTGGTCAGTAActtcctgcagtgaaaacagtaaCCAGCCGTTATATCCTATATCAGCGTCATAGGCTCTGACTTTAGTCACCAAGTGTCCAGCGTTCACATTGCGGGGAATCTCCTCAACACCTTCAGCAGAACCGTTGGAGCTGACTGGATACAGGATGACTGGAGCGTTGTCGTTCTGATCCAGAATGAACACGTTCACTGTGACGTTGCTGCTCAGTGACGGAGTTCCAGAATCTGACGCAACAACGTGGAACTTAAAGGTTTTCAGTGTTTCAAAGTCAAAACTTTTTAGAGCCATGATGTCTCCGTTCTCAGAGTTAATGTTTAGAAATGAAGTCAGTTTATTATCTTCACTTCTATCTCTGAGAATATGATAAGAAATATGTGCATTCTCATTCTCATCAGCATCAAAAgctttgacagaaaacacagaggtgcCTGGATTGTTACTCTCTGTGACATAGAAAGTATAGGGGCTTAGTGAAAACTGTGGACTGTTGTCATTCACATCTGACACCACAACACTTATTGTCTTCTCAGACGATAATGGAGGTTGACCAGCGTCTTTTGCAGTTATTGTCAGGTCATAATGTGACTGTTTCTCTCGGTCCAGAGGGGATTTGGTTactaatgaatacattttatctTGTAAAGATGGTGATATAGTAAAAGGAACATTCTCAACTATGGAGCAAATAACTTTTCCATTAAGACCAGAGTCGAGGTCATTCACACTGATAAGAGCAACTGTAGTTCCAGGTCTGGAATCTTCAGGGATGGAGCTCGAAAAAGAGGTGACCTCAATCTCTGGTGCATTGTCATTCACATCAACTATCTTGATAATGACACTTTTTTGAGTCGATAGAGGAGCAAGACCTTTATCTGATGCTTGGATTTCAATTTCGTA
The Hippoglossus stenolepis isolate QCI-W04-F060 chromosome 7, HSTE1.2, whole genome shotgun sequence genome window above contains:
- the LOC118112000 gene encoding protocadherin alpha-7 isoform X13; the encoded protein is MKQRGWETRRARGRWMCSVVAVLLWSVAAAQLRYSISEEVNEGTVVGNVAKDLGLDKNTLRERKYRIVSSNADPLFHVNQNDGILYVSRKIDREEVCAQSSTCLINLKTVLENPLEVHYVGVEVLDINDHSPSFLEKEKTLEMFESVLPGVRIPLKASRDPDGDHFSVQQYKLSPNDHFRLEVKDKGEDGKIPILIVQKSLDREAAESHSLVLTALDGGKPPKTGEMNILVKVLDINDNAPVFSQDVYSVMLNENIPVDTIVIQVNATDVDEGPNGDVVYSFSNSVSHRLLKLFDINPSTGEITVKGLINFEEKDKYELEIQASDKGIAPLSTQKSVIIKIVDVNDNAPEIEVTSFSSSIPEDSRPGTTVALISVNDLDSGLNGKIICSIVENVPFTLSPSLQDKMYSLVTKSPLDREKQSHYDLTITAKDAGQPPLSSEKTISVVVSDVNDNSPQFSLSPYTFYVTESNNPGTSVFSVKAFDADENENAHISYHILRDRSEDNKLTSFLNINSENGDIMALKSFDFETLKTFKFHVVASDSGTPSLSSNVTVNVFILDQNDNAPVILYPVSSNGSAEGVEEIPRNVNAGHLVTKVRAYDADIGYNGWLLFSLQEVTDHSLFGLDRYTGQIRTLRSFTETDEAEHKLLILVKDNGNVSLSATATVIVKVVEPKEAFAASDVKSSTKADEDNNVTFYLMITVGSVSALFLVSIIVLISMQCSKSTDYTSKYLPEPNYDGTLCHSIQYRSGDKRYMLVGPRMSIGSTIVPGSHANTLMLPDRRGISGEPKAPNADWRYSASLRAGGVMQSSVHMEESSVMQGAQGVLVQNWPTASSAAARYLTLHCASAQLDDGLARQDAEGGEVSPPMGAGVDSNSWHFRYGPGGPGAPPQHLKPGEVPPEAFIIPGSPAIISIRQNQGGEDDKSDFITFGKKEEAKKKKKKKKEKKDKKDKGKDDDE